The Metabacillus schmidteae nucleotide sequence CTTATTGGGTCTGGTATCTTTATGAAAATAGCTAGTTAAAGGCTGAAGACGACTCCCTGAAAGTGCTACTGTTTCATTGTAATAAGCAATAGTTTTCTCATCTAAAGTCGGATTATTAGTACAGCCACTTATGGTAGAAGTAGGAAAATCACCTTCCCACCCCCGCCAGCCAAAGTTAATACATCCTTCTTGCTCAGAATATATGAAACCAGTTTGAACAAGCTGTGTAACCGGTATGGGTTTATAAAGAACAAATGAAAAAATCGACTCGACCAAATCCTGTCCGACATTCCCTGCATATTTAATATACTGATGATTAAACCGTTGAAATGAAATGCCCGGAATATTACGAACCCCTTTGGCCATTACCGTGAGCGTATCCTGAATAGTTGGAGGAAGTTCATTAAAACGAGTGACAATGGGTGGATTTTTGATGGTTGTATTCTTACCTACATCAATTTCAATTATTTTACCGGCGATTTCCAAATTGTCTTGACTTAAGTTAAATGGATCATAGCCTGCCCCACCATCTCCGGTTGTTAAAACAAGTTTTCCTGTTTCAGGTGAGAAATTTAAACTATTGAAACCATTATGATTTGAAAATGGTCTTCTTAAGTTAAGTAATGTACGTAGTTTTTGAGGCTGACCATTTGATTGTAAAATCCATTCTTCAACTGTATCAATATGATCATATTGAGTTTCTCTGTTTACCCATCTTAGATTTAAAGTTCTAGGATCACACGGGTCAGGTTTAAAATCCTCAGGATGAGCACCAGGACCTTGTGTTCCGGCTACTGAATAATGAAGATAAAACAGACCGTTATAATAAAAATTCGGATGAAACGCTAGCCCTAGCAATCCCCGTTCATCGTATCCACCACTAGAAGTACCTAGTTTTATGACTTGCGTGCGAATATCTAAAAAAGTCCTAATATCCCCGTTTCCGATATAAAAGATCTCTCCTACCTGGGTTGCAATAAATAACCTTTCAATTGTGTCACCTGGAAGTATAGTTGTTTTCAAAACAGTGGGTAAATTTATCTTACTTACAATAGGCTGTAATCTGACTTTTATATTTTTCAACTAGCTTGACCTCCTTCTTATTTT carries:
- a CDS encoding PQQ-dependent sugar dehydrogenase — translated: MKNIKVRLQPIVSKINLPTVLKTTILPGDTIERLFIATQVGEIFYIGNGDIRTFLDIRTQVIKLGTSSGGYDERGLLGLAFHPNFYYNGLFYLHYSVAGTQGPGAHPEDFKPDPCDPRTLNLRWVNRETQYDHIDTVEEWILQSNGQPQKLRTLLNLRRPFSNHNGFNSLNFSPETGKLVLTTGDGGAGYDPFNLSQDNLEIAGKIIEIDVGKNTTIKNPPIVTRFNELPPTIQDTLTVMAKGVRNIPGISFQRFNHQYIKYAGNVGQDLVESIFSFVLYKPIPVTQLVQTGFIYSEQEGCINFGWRGWEGDFPTSTISGCTNNPTLDEKTIAYYNETVALSGSRLQPLTSYFHKDTRPNKFGGTALTGIQAYMGNRIPGLTGSVVFTDLARKESQPQVRGALAYTRLRPDGKQSDFSMIQTDYDFGSQSAFYVNLGTNLNQTRLYLGVYGSMKVTDFNQGTVFEIVN